Proteins from a genomic interval of Paenibacillus sp. RC334:
- a CDS encoding helix-turn-helix domain-containing protein: protein MNPSQRDLETLCKLVYNAIHIPIFFIKKGWERSQTFSNNYSSLMIREMLPQTLIDHLFSLNLSKPVQMVYINNHEDIIAMLPHPEHENERIILWPHSEKYVSTNTLIEPSEQQDAFDTNQLFNTAILLHHLFYNETLSLNKVKQDNENLNPSLISEVIELKIIEQRENSDYHSSFLAERKIWEHLKTGNIEKMLYYMKLHSQEGSYGTLSKRDSLRNKKNLLITAVTLATRAAIEGGLYPEIAYNLSDAYIQHIEELKKIDSITKMLEEILPDFAERVTKANRSSFSKTILLCQDYIFNHLHEHLTLESLAKQLRISPSYLSNKFKEETGETLKAYIQRQKIEEAKNLIVYSDLSISEIYSLLNFHDQSYFTKVFKKITGLTPKQYKNNLIIQQS from the coding sequence ATGAACCCATCTCAAAGAGACCTAGAAACCCTCTGCAAGCTCGTCTATAACGCGATCCATATTCCGATCTTCTTTATAAAAAAAGGCTGGGAAAGATCCCAGACCTTCAGCAATAACTATTCTTCTCTGATGATCCGGGAGATGCTGCCCCAGACATTGATTGACCACTTATTCTCCCTGAATTTGAGCAAGCCGGTACAGATGGTTTATATCAATAACCATGAGGACATTATTGCCATGCTCCCCCATCCAGAGCATGAGAATGAACGGATCATTCTGTGGCCGCACTCCGAAAAATATGTCTCGACAAACACCTTGATTGAGCCGTCTGAACAGCAAGATGCTTTTGATACGAACCAGCTGTTTAATACCGCGATCCTGCTGCATCATCTGTTCTACAACGAAACCTTGTCCTTAAATAAGGTCAAACAGGATAACGAGAACCTGAATCCTTCCCTAATCTCTGAAGTGATTGAACTCAAAATTATCGAGCAGCGGGAGAACAGTGATTACCACAGCTCCTTTCTGGCCGAGAGGAAGATCTGGGAACATCTTAAAACCGGGAATATTGAAAAAATGCTGTATTACATGAAGCTGCATTCCCAGGAAGGCAGTTACGGAACCTTGTCCAAAAGAGACTCCTTGCGGAACAAGAAAAATCTTCTGATTACGGCAGTCACCCTGGCGACCCGAGCGGCCATCGAGGGCGGACTCTACCCAGAAATCGCCTATAACCTGAGCGATGCCTATATCCAGCATATCGAAGAGCTAAAGAAGATCGATTCCATCACTAAGATGCTGGAAGAGATTTTGCCCGATTTTGCCGAACGGGTCACCAAAGCCAACCGCTCCAGCTTCTCGAAGACGATCCTGCTATGCCAGGACTATATCTTCAACCACCTGCATGAACACTTGACGCTGGAATCCTTGGCCAAGCAGCTGCGCATCAGCCCCTCCTATCTGTCCAACAAGTTTAAGGAAGAGACGGGGGAGACCCTAAAAGCCTATATCCAGCGCCAAAAAATCGAAGAGGCCAAGAATCTCATCGTCTACTCTGACCTATCGATTAGCGAAATCTATTCCCTGCTCAACTTTCACGATCAAAGCTATTTCACCAAGGTATTCAAAAAAATCACGGGCCTGACTCCCAAGCAGTATAAGAATAATTTGATTATTCAGCAGAGTTGA
- a CDS encoding MFS transporter: MAVVEADLKKGKQAVSSNQKLSLLEKVSYGLGDAGSNLIYTVITTYLTFYFTDVYGLGAAAVGTLMLIARFVDMIDSPIFGVLIDRTNTKWGKSRPWILWSSFPFAIVSILLFMGPELSASGKLAYAYIFYIAANVLYAAVNNPLTTMLPSMSSDVQERTVANTFRMIGGQVGGLIVNLTLLPLVAYFGAGNQQKGFFYTMTLFAIMGLILFIVTFLNTRERVQNIAGQDQSLSVKESLKAIKGNRPWMAVSLLGIVFFLMYIMKLSAGIYYMTYTLEKPEIVSLVNTLSMVTVIGMLAVPFLSKRFSKKSLIITGIGINIIGQLIIYVGGHNVAMIILGTIVGGIGLGLPGGLLFALMADTVDYGEWKSGIRAQGILVSAAGIGIKLGSGLGSAIPAWLLAAGGYVAKQKQTDSALQMITLNYIWLPIVFSVLSILIMVFIYKWDKPHDEIVAELEARRAQV, encoded by the coding sequence ATGGCAGTGGTAGAAGCAGACTTGAAGAAGGGTAAGCAGGCTGTAAGCTCAAATCAGAAATTGTCTTTGTTGGAGAAAGTAAGTTACGGTTTGGGGGATGCGGGTTCCAACTTGATTTACACAGTTATTACGACCTACTTGACCTTTTACTTTACGGACGTGTATGGACTCGGGGCGGCTGCGGTCGGTACGCTGATGCTGATCGCCAGATTCGTCGACATGATCGACAGCCCGATCTTCGGGGTACTGATTGACAGGACCAATACAAAATGGGGGAAATCAAGACCCTGGATTCTCTGGTCCAGCTTTCCTTTTGCAATCGTTTCCATATTGCTCTTTATGGGGCCAGAATTAAGCGCTTCCGGCAAACTTGCATACGCTTACATTTTTTACATCGCGGCGAACGTGCTGTATGCGGCCGTCAATAATCCACTGACGACGATGTTGCCAAGCATGTCGAGCGATGTCCAGGAGAGAACCGTGGCCAATACGTTCCGTATGATTGGTGGACAGGTTGGCGGCTTGATCGTTAACCTCACGCTGCTGCCGCTGGTCGCCTACTTTGGTGCTGGGAATCAGCAAAAAGGCTTCTTCTATACGATGACGCTCTTCGCTATTATGGGATTGATCCTGTTCATCGTCACATTCCTGAACACCAGAGAGCGTGTGCAGAACATCGCCGGACAGGACCAAAGCCTTTCTGTGAAGGAAAGTCTGAAAGCGATCAAAGGAAATCGTCCGTGGATGGCCGTTTCTCTGCTCGGTATCGTCTTTTTCCTGATGTATATCATGAAGCTCTCCGCAGGCATTTATTACATGACATACACCTTGGAGAAACCTGAAATCGTTTCCTTGGTAAATACGCTGTCGATGGTAACGGTGATCGGAATGCTGGCAGTTCCTTTCTTGTCCAAACGGTTCAGTAAAAAATCGCTGATTATCACAGGTATTGGCATCAATATTATCGGGCAGCTCATTATCTATGTGGGTGGACACAATGTCGCCATGATTATCTTGGGAACGATCGTCGGCGGTATCGGTTTGGGACTCCCGGGCGGATTGCTGTTTGCCCTTATGGCAGATACGGTTGATTATGGCGAATGGAAATCGGGTATCCGCGCCCAAGGTATTCTTGTCTCGGCTGCCGGTATCGGGATCAAGCTTGGCTCCGGTCTGGGCAGCGCCATTCCGGCCTGGCTGCTTGCAGCCGGCGGGTATGTCGCCAAGCAAAAGCAAACCGATTCTGCATTGCAGATGATTACGCTTAACTACATCTGGCTGCCGATTGTCTTCAGTGTATTGTCGATTCTGATCATGGTCTTTATCTACAAGTGGGATAAGCCTCATGATGAAATCGTGGCCGAATTGGAGGCTAGAAGAGCTCAAGTGTAA
- a CDS encoding ROK family protein, with the protein MYLAIDIGGTFIKYALMDSAGTIVTKGKQSTPRVHLAGFMDKLYSIIEGHDLSAVKGIALSCPGTVDAARGVIYHGGSLPFLHEVNLKQEIERRYGIDAFVENDGKSAALAELWLGSVKNAKDSVVLILGSGIGGGIIIDGKLHRGVNLSAGEVSYIMHQFNPETKTGQYFGLDCSAVNMIRRIAEIKKVDSADGEVIFEYIMQGDAEANAIFDEYCLYLAIQILNLQYILDPEVIAIGGGISAQPVLIERIQRAIADVKEANPLHIANPKVVACQFRNDANLYGALYHYFVSKEKLVNS; encoded by the coding sequence ATGTATCTTGCAATCGATATAGGAGGCACCTTTATAAAATATGCGCTGATGGATTCAGCTGGAACGATCGTGACTAAAGGCAAGCAATCAACACCTAGAGTACATTTAGCAGGATTTATGGATAAATTGTATTCCATTATAGAGGGGCATGATTTGTCTGCGGTTAAGGGAATCGCCCTTAGCTGCCCGGGAACGGTCGATGCGGCCCGGGGCGTCATCTACCATGGCGGTTCTTTGCCTTTTCTGCACGAGGTCAATTTAAAACAGGAAATTGAACGAAGATACGGAATAGACGCTTTCGTCGAAAATGACGGAAAGAGCGCGGCTCTGGCCGAACTCTGGCTTGGAAGCGTGAAAAACGCCAAAGATTCCGTGGTGTTAATTCTCGGAAGCGGGATCGGCGGCGGTATTATCATTGACGGTAAGCTTCACCGCGGGGTCAATCTCTCCGCCGGAGAAGTCAGCTATATCATGCATCAATTCAATCCCGAAACTAAGACGGGACAGTACTTTGGACTGGATTGCTCTGCGGTCAACATGATCCGCCGTATTGCCGAAATCAAGAAAGTCGATTCCGCTGACGGAGAAGTGATATTTGAATATATTATGCAAGGGGACGCAGAGGCCAATGCGATTTTTGATGAATATTGCCTGTACCTGGCCATTCAAATATTAAATCTGCAGTACATTCTGGACCCCGAAGTTATCGCGATCGGGGGCGGAATCAGCGCGCAGCCCGTTCTGATTGAACGGATTCAGCGGGCGATCGCCGACGTGAAAGAGGCCAATCCTCTGCATATCGCAAATCCCAAGGTGGTAGCCTGCCAATTCCGCAACGACGCCAACCTGTACGGGGCGCTGTATCATTATTTTGTCAGTAAAGAAAAGCTCGTCAATTCTTAA
- a CDS encoding Gfo/Idh/MocA family oxidoreductase has product MKMGNRIYNVVIIGYGGMGSYHVQLIEPIQQLAIGGVYDIVDYRMELAAAGGYKTYESLEAVLADQAVDIVLIATPNDVHKEIAIQALQAGKHVICEKPVTITSTDFLDIVEVAKKENRVFTVHQNRRWDEDFRIIKDMIGKKTVGELFQVESRVQGANGIPGDWRQLKAYGGGMLLDWGVHLLDQLLQITDSQIESVAAKLSYILGTEVDDGFTSFIEFKDGLTAVIEVGTTNYVKLPRWYIKGTEGTAVIRDWDLSGEIVTRNPDVAHVEPKPIQAGQGLTKTMAPPSEESTLNFPIEKIPAVAESFYENFVSAIEGKAELAIKSEEVHRVLVLIETIFEAAATKSVIRRTI; this is encoded by the coding sequence ATGAAAATGGGCAATCGGATATATAATGTAGTCATTATCGGTTATGGAGGCATGGGAAGCTACCATGTTCAATTAATCGAACCTATTCAGCAGCTTGCCATTGGCGGTGTATATGATATTGTCGATTACCGAATGGAACTGGCTGCCGCTGGCGGCTATAAAACCTACGAAAGTCTGGAGGCCGTTCTGGCCGATCAGGCCGTGGATATTGTTTTGATAGCAACGCCTAATGACGTTCATAAAGAAATAGCGATCCAGGCACTGCAAGCCGGAAAACATGTCATTTGCGAAAAGCCGGTTACGATAACGAGCACGGATTTCTTGGATATTGTCGAGGTGGCGAAGAAAGAAAACCGCGTATTTACGGTACATCAGAACCGCCGATGGGATGAAGACTTCCGAATTATCAAAGATATGATCGGCAAGAAGACCGTGGGCGAGCTTTTCCAAGTGGAATCGCGGGTTCAGGGGGCTAACGGCATTCCGGGTGACTGGCGGCAACTGAAGGCGTACGGTGGAGGAATGCTACTGGATTGGGGAGTGCATCTGTTGGACCAGCTGCTTCAGATTACGGACAGCCAAATAGAAAGCGTAGCTGCTAAGTTAAGCTATATTTTGGGAACTGAAGTGGATGACGGCTTTACCAGCTTTATTGAGTTCAAGGACGGCCTGACAGCGGTCATTGAAGTGGGTACGACCAATTATGTAAAGCTGCCGCGTTGGTATATTAAAGGAACCGAGGGTACCGCAGTGATCCGGGATTGGGACTTGAGCGGAGAGATCGTCACCCGAAATCCGGATGTTGCTCATGTGGAACCAAAACCGATTCAAGCAGGCCAAGGATTGACGAAAACGATGGCGCCACCGTCAGAGGAATCCACCCTGAATTTTCCAATTGAAAAAATACCTGCGGTAGCAGAAAGCTTTTATGAAAATTTTGTCTCTGCCATCGAAGGAAAAGCGGAGCTTGCGATCAAAAGCGAAGAAGTGCATCGTGTGCTGGTACTGATTGAGACGATTTTTGAGGCGGCAGCAACCAAAAGCGTGATTCGAAGAACGATTTAA
- a CDS encoding response regulator transcription factor, with the protein MPTILVADDDANIRELVCLFLRNDGFETAEAADGKQALTVYDSTHVDLVVLDIMMPIMDGWTLCKELRRANPDLPLLMLTARGETWEKVKGFELGTDDYLTKPFDPLELTARVRALLKRYRIGSTQTIQFGNVILDRQTYKVMRGTESLTLPLKEFELLYKLAGTPGQVYTREQLIDQIWGIDYAGDDRTIDVHIKRLRERFATTTDFRIETVRGLGYRLEVYE; encoded by the coding sequence ATGCCTACTATACTGGTTGCTGACGATGATGCGAACATTCGCGAACTCGTCTGTTTATTTCTACGCAACGACGGATTCGAAACAGCCGAAGCCGCGGACGGCAAGCAAGCACTGACCGTCTACGACTCAACGCATGTCGATCTCGTCGTGCTCGATATTATGATGCCGATTATGGATGGTTGGACGTTATGCAAGGAACTCAGAAGAGCCAATCCTGATCTTCCGTTACTTATGCTGACTGCGAGAGGCGAAACATGGGAGAAAGTGAAAGGGTTCGAACTTGGAACGGACGATTATTTGACGAAACCATTCGATCCGTTGGAGTTGACGGCTCGTGTCAGGGCATTATTGAAACGATACCGGATTGGCTCCACACAGACGATTCAGTTCGGCAACGTCATCCTTGATCGGCAGACCTATAAGGTGATGAGAGGGACGGAGTCGCTCACGTTGCCGCTCAAGGAGTTCGAATTGCTGTATAAGCTCGCTGGAACACCCGGACAAGTCTATACGCGTGAGCAGTTGATTGATCAAATCTGGGGGATTGATTACGCTGGAGATGATCGAACGATAGACGTACATATTAAACGCCTGCGAGAACGTTTCGCCACTACAACCGATTTTCGGATCGAAACAGTGCGCGGGCTTGGCTACCGGCTTGAGGTTTACGAATGA
- a CDS encoding HAMP domain-containing sensor histidine kinase — MIRSLYIRVVLTFLVSVIVGIIIAFLITFWVFEEKLNENLQTTLLNFGQDIVRVYETIPLREANLFVSGMKQLDSYHIRIFDETGQFQSYGTLNGQNPATVTMDQVKKVLGGEVVQVNPSTVATNLLGLPLKTEMGTKAMFVEPLTSPSSTFAVKWLLTFLTYSLIAGSLLILVAAIFLIRPIKKLTTATKRIAAGDFNVKLNIKQKGELGTLARSFEEMMHDLQQLEQMRKEFVSNVSHEVQSPLTSISGYALALKQVDIADHERSRYLDIIIAEAGRMSKMSDSLLKLSLLESQSRQLRLITFSLDEQIRRVIVAIQPQWSARNIRFDLNLKAVQLMADHDLLNQVWTNIIGNSIKFSMDGGIINVSIKQDIKNVTVRISDTGIGISPEDQKRIFERFFKADRSHSRKYGGSGMGLAIVKQIVSLHQGDIRVESEPGRGTTVIVTLPIIAPTD, encoded by the coding sequence ATGATCAGATCCTTATATATACGTGTTGTCCTAACATTTCTGGTCTCCGTCATCGTGGGCATAATCATTGCTTTTTTAATTACATTTTGGGTGTTTGAGGAAAAATTGAACGAAAATTTGCAAACCACCTTACTTAACTTTGGTCAGGACATCGTCCGGGTTTACGAAACCATTCCGTTACGTGAAGCGAACTTGTTCGTAAGTGGAATGAAACAACTCGATTCCTATCATATTCGAATTTTCGATGAAACGGGTCAGTTCCAGTCTTACGGAACGCTTAACGGACAAAATCCTGCGACTGTGACGATGGATCAAGTAAAGAAGGTATTGGGTGGAGAAGTTGTTCAAGTCAATCCGAGTACTGTTGCAACGAACCTCTTGGGACTGCCATTAAAAACGGAAATGGGAACGAAAGCGATGTTTGTGGAGCCGCTCACGTCTCCTTCCTCCACTTTTGCCGTAAAATGGTTACTTACTTTTTTGACCTATTCGTTGATCGCAGGAAGCTTATTGATCCTGGTTGCCGCCATATTCCTGATCAGGCCGATCAAAAAGCTGACAACAGCGACCAAGCGAATAGCAGCGGGAGATTTCAACGTAAAGCTGAATATTAAGCAAAAGGGTGAGCTAGGTACCTTGGCTCGCAGCTTCGAAGAAATGATGCACGATCTGCAGCAACTTGAACAGATGCGTAAGGAATTTGTATCGAACGTGTCGCACGAAGTTCAGTCGCCGCTCACCTCGATATCCGGTTATGCTTTGGCGCTCAAACAAGTGGATATTGCAGATCACGAGCGAAGCCGTTATCTCGATATTATCATCGCTGAAGCAGGTCGAATGTCCAAGATGAGCGATAGCCTGCTCAAGCTAAGTTTGCTTGAATCACAGTCCCGGCAACTGCGGCTCATCACCTTCAGCCTTGATGAACAGATCAGACGAGTCATCGTGGCGATCCAGCCGCAATGGTCGGCTCGCAACATCCGTTTCGACCTCAATTTGAAAGCCGTTCAATTAATGGCTGATCACGATCTATTAAACCAGGTATGGACGAACATCATTGGCAATAGCATCAAATTTTCCATGGATGGCGGCATTATTAACGTCAGCATCAAACAAGATATCAAAAATGTGACAGTCCGAATATCCGATACGGGCATTGGTATTTCCCCCGAGGACCAGAAGCGTATATTCGAACGGTTTTTTAAGGCCGATCGTTCCCACAGTCGCAAGTATGGCGGTAGCGGTATGGGACTTGCCATCGTTAAACAGATCGTATCGCTTCATCAAGGCGACATCCGAGTGGAAAGCGAGCCCGGCCGAGGAACGACCGTCATTGTCACCTTGCCAATCATAGCGCCGACAGATTAG
- a CDS encoding alpha/beta hydrolase, whose amino-acid sequence MMKKILTIILKSIGVIAIAIVLFLAIVFIVNMISNKSEQGKIEPYGQLVPVDGKHMNVTIQGEGEETVVLLPGYGTAAPALDFKLLVDELSPFYKVVVIEPFGYGLSDETEKERSTENIVSEIHEALQQLNIDRYTLMGHSIAGIYGLDYVNKYPNEVSAFVGIDSSVPTQGGMDVKFPIKTFEFLKKSGLLRMIKNLSGDPYASLSFDDQTKEQMRMISNKNGNNATTLNEMEHISSNFKAAENLTFPKNLPVIFFLQANNTDIKGWLPLHEEQVKNSVHGKVMTFEGGHYLHHTRSKEIAENFRGFMEGIK is encoded by the coding sequence ATGATGAAAAAAATACTTACCATTATACTTAAATCCATAGGAGTTATAGCAATAGCCATAGTGCTTTTTCTAGCCATTGTTTTTATCGTTAATATGATCTCGAACAAATCGGAGCAAGGAAAAATAGAACCCTATGGCCAGTTAGTACCTGTAGATGGGAAACATATGAATGTTACCATTCAAGGAGAGGGCGAAGAAACAGTCGTGCTCCTGCCTGGTTATGGAACAGCAGCACCAGCTCTTGATTTTAAGCTGCTAGTAGATGAACTATCTCCATTTTACAAAGTTGTCGTGATTGAGCCTTTCGGTTATGGATTAAGTGATGAAACCGAAAAAGAGCGAAGCACTGAGAATATTGTAAGTGAAATTCATGAAGCTTTACAGCAGCTTAATATTGACCGTTACACGCTAATGGGCCATTCCATTGCGGGCATTTACGGACTGGATTATGTGAACAAATATCCAAACGAAGTGAGTGCATTTGTCGGAATCGATAGCAGTGTTCCAACACAAGGTGGGATGGATGTTAAATTCCCAATAAAAACGTTTGAATTTCTTAAAAAATCAGGTCTCTTAAGAATGATCAAGAATCTAAGTGGTGATCCATATGCTTCATTATCATTTGATGATCAAACCAAAGAACAAATGAGAATGATTTCGAATAAAAACGGCAATAATGCCACGACCTTGAATGAAATGGAGCATATTTCTTCTAATTTTAAAGCAGCTGAAAATTTAACATTCCCAAAAAATCTTCCCGTTATATTCTTTTTACAAGCGAATAATACAGATATTAAAGGATGGTTACCACTGCATGAAGAGCAAGTCAAAAATTCTGTACATGGAAAAGTGATGACATTTGAAGGAGGACATTATTTGCACCATACCAGGTCAAAGGAAATCGCTGAAAACTTCAGGGGATTTATGGAAGGAATAAAATAA
- a CDS encoding SRPBCC domain-containing protein, protein MSLTLSLDFQFTTSIKKVWSALTDSSKLAKWVMENDFKPFVGHRFQFRTQPTEWWNGIIDGEVLIVDAPNRLSYTWESGEKHTVTWKLQDLGDGKVNLHLEQTGISNDQALAGAKYGWSNWFGEFEKVLEQ, encoded by the coding sequence ATGAGTTTAACATTATCCTTGGATTTTCAGTTCACGACATCGATCAAGAAAGTTTGGTCCGCCTTAACCGATTCAAGCAAGCTTGCCAAGTGGGTCATGGAAAATGATTTTAAGCCCTTCGTTGGACACCGTTTTCAGTTTCGCACGCAGCCGACCGAATGGTGGAATGGAATTATTGACGGCGAAGTGCTTATCGTGGACGCACCAAACCGGTTGTCCTATACTTGGGAAAGCGGAGAGAAGCACACGGTTACCTGGAAGCTACAGGATTTAGGGGACGGAAAGGTTAACCTTCATCTCGAACAAACCGGAATCTCAAATGATCAAGCACTCGCAGGTGCTAAGTATGGTTGGAGTAATTGGTTCGGCGAGTTTGAAAAGGTGTTGGAACAATAA
- a CDS encoding type 1 glutamine amidotransferase family protein, with translation MHTKKVYLYVFDTMSDWEVGYLIAELNSGRYFKKELAPLEVVAVGVDKNPVTTMGGLKILPSISIDECILESTDVLVLPGGNTWIEAIHEPILKKVSKSLKEGTVVAAICGATVGLAKMGLLDSRRHTSNNLEYMKMICPNYIGDKYYEMEPAVTDGNLVTASGIAPLEFAMHVLKVLDVFAPETLHSWFNLYQTHEPKYFFELMNSIK, from the coding sequence ATGCATACAAAAAAAGTATATCTTTATGTATTTGATACGATGTCAGACTGGGAGGTAGGTTATTTAATTGCTGAACTAAACTCGGGAAGGTATTTTAAAAAAGAATTAGCGCCTTTAGAGGTGGTTGCAGTAGGCGTTGATAAAAATCCTGTTACTACAATGGGAGGATTGAAAATACTACCTAGTATTTCTATTGATGAGTGTATTTTGGAAAGTACTGATGTTTTAGTTCTTCCAGGCGGTAATACTTGGATAGAAGCAATTCACGAACCTATATTGAAAAAAGTTTCTAAATCTTTAAAAGAAGGTACTGTTGTTGCGGCGATTTGTGGTGCAACAGTGGGACTTGCAAAGATGGGATTGCTAGACTCAAGAAGGCATACAAGCAACAATCTGGAATATATGAAAATGATTTGTCCTAATTATATTGGAGACAAATATTATGAAATGGAGCCAGCAGTAACTGATGGGAATTTAGTTACTGCATCAGGAATAGCTCCGTTGGAATTTGCGATGCATGTATTGAAGGTGCTAGATGTATTTGCACCAGAAACATTACATTCATGGTTCAATCTTTATCAGACTCATGAACCAAAATACTTCTTCGAGTTAATGAATTCTATCAAATAG
- a CDS encoding NAD(P)/FAD-dependent oxidoreductase, with product MTESLELFDVTIIGGGPAGLYTAFYSGMRELKTKIIEAQPELGGRVLTYPEKMIWDVGAMPPIRGEQLIAQLIGQARTFDPVIVLGQRVTGFDPQVNGTILLTTQSGEQHLTRTVILAIGYGARQTVKLELDGADRYEVTNLYYTVQELEHFRGQRVLISGGGDSAVDWANELEPIAESVTIVHRRDSFGGLERSVTTMKNSSVRVCTPYTVEALHSSNGTSIDSVTLSHTETNEREQLEVDAVIVNHGMKCDYGSIREWGLDLGEWNLQVGEGMTTNIPGVFAAGDFVAYDNKVELIAGTFTSGILALNSAKLYMDPEAPIMAYVSSHNERFKEKNRALGVIEEEA from the coding sequence ATGACAGAATCTCTTGAATTATTTGATGTAACCATTATTGGCGGCGGACCCGCCGGACTATATACTGCTTTTTACAGCGGAATGCGAGAACTGAAAACGAAGATTATAGAAGCTCAGCCAGAGCTGGGCGGACGGGTTCTGACCTATCCGGAGAAAATGATATGGGATGTCGGGGCCATGCCGCCCATTCGCGGCGAGCAACTCATTGCGCAGCTCATCGGACAGGCACGTACGTTTGATCCTGTGATTGTGCTTGGTCAGCGTGTGACGGGCTTTGATCCACAGGTGAATGGCACCATCCTCCTCACGACTCAGAGCGGTGAACAACATCTGACCAGAACGGTCATTCTCGCCATCGGCTATGGCGCTCGCCAAACGGTCAAGCTGGAGCTGGATGGTGCCGACCGCTACGAAGTAACCAACCTGTACTACACTGTGCAGGAGCTGGAACATTTCCGCGGACAACGGGTACTGATTTCGGGCGGGGGCGATTCTGCGGTGGATTGGGCCAATGAGCTGGAGCCAATAGCCGAGAGCGTGACCATCGTGCACCGACGAGATAGCTTCGGCGGTTTGGAACGAAGTGTCACGACGATGAAAAATTCCTCCGTTCGGGTCTGCACGCCTTATACGGTTGAAGCGCTCCATAGCAGCAACGGGACCAGCATTGACAGCGTAACCCTGTCTCATACGGAGACCAATGAGCGTGAGCAGCTAGAGGTCGACGCTGTGATCGTCAATCATGGGATGAAATGCGATTACGGTTCGATACGGGAATGGGGCCTGGACCTTGGTGAATGGAACTTGCAGGTTGGAGAGGGAATGACGACGAACATCCCTGGGGTCTTCGCCGCAGGAGACTTTGTAGCTTACGACAACAAGGTTGAACTGATCGCAGGCACCTTCACCAGTGGCATTCTGGCCCTGAACAGTGCCAAGCTGTATATGGACCCGGAAGCGCCTATTATGGCGTATGTATCCTCCCACAATGAGCGATTTAAAGAGAAGAACCGCGCTTTGGGAGTCATTGAGGAAGAAGCGTAA
- a CDS encoding ABC transporter substrate-binding protein yields the protein MFRNTGKSTTFFILCLLILVTTACSSPSAPSEKKSATAGQTEETGTHIVTDAYGKQVEIPKSPKRIVYTDNTVGDLLLFGIKPVGLVQGGLQYSVYKDEVKDIADISWPPNMEKLIELKPDLIITSTTDEKYNATLSKIAPVILTNEWDPMPVRIKRIGDWFGYEKQAEDFLTRHNADIVNMWKAMQLDGTIKKGETASVYQYMVGQKRLSVYTTSYLTTFVYHKEGFQPTPAIQKMIENPDDYGYANISAELLPKISGDRIFIVYFDDAELAEVKNMIKGPIWSSLPAIKADKVYFIHGGLGITTDPLAREELIKELPVILKK from the coding sequence ATGTTTCGCAACACAGGCAAGTCGACAACCTTTTTCATCTTATGCCTACTTATTTTAGTCACAACAGCTTGCAGCAGTCCGTCTGCACCGTCAGAGAAGAAAAGCGCTACAGCAGGCCAAACGGAGGAAACAGGAACCCATATCGTAACCGACGCTTACGGCAAACAGGTAGAAATTCCGAAATCGCCCAAGCGGATCGTTTACACGGATAATACGGTTGGTGACCTGCTGCTGTTCGGCATCAAGCCTGTCGGTTTGGTTCAGGGGGGTCTGCAATATTCCGTGTATAAGGATGAAGTGAAGGATATCGCAGATATCAGTTGGCCACCCAACATGGAAAAGCTCATTGAGCTGAAGCCGGATCTAATCATCACCTCTACCACGGACGAGAAGTATAACGCGACGTTATCCAAGATCGCTCCCGTCATCCTGACGAATGAATGGGACCCGATGCCCGTCCGTATTAAGCGGATTGGCGACTGGTTCGGCTATGAAAAGCAAGCTGAAGATTTCCTCACCCGTCATAACGCGGATATTGTCAATATGTGGAAAGCGATGCAGCTGGATGGAACGATCAAGAAAGGCGAAACGGCTTCCGTGTACCAGTATATGGTCGGCCAGAAAAGACTGAGCGTCTACACCACCAGCTATCTGACGACTTTTGTCTACCACAAGGAAGGCTTCCAGCCTACTCCTGCCATTCAGAAAATGATCGAAAACCCGGATGATTACGGCTATGCCAATATTTCTGCCGAGCTGCTTCCCAAGATTTCCGGTGACCGAATCTTTATTGTGTACTTTGATGATGCCGAGCTGGCGGAAGTCAAAAATATGATTAAAGGACCTATTTGGAGCAGTCTGCCCGCAATCAAAGCCGATAAAGTGTATTTCATCCATGGCGGACTAGGCATTACAACAGACCCGCTTGCAAGGGAAGAGCTGATTAAAGAGCTTCCCGTCATTTTAAAGAAGTAA